The proteins below come from a single Pseudochaenichthys georgianus chromosome 14, fPseGeo1.2, whole genome shotgun sequence genomic window:
- the LOC117458054 gene encoding uncharacterized protein: MPPLPLDERIVVIQRPKHPTLCEASPQTIPQHSSQISASSNGHAPHLHPSHSHFYPPACKSLTRECKRRSARVPKFKIDQPVVPADVSHIPSHCHSNGTVTLGPRLPSHTHTIDIRVTVDKGGQGGGNGNSLERSGGAKGSRGQCASSQIDQGQCERRTGTAGRPGGAEHKSQQSRHSQLSTSPGSILQFVPAQAQQRRFRSEKENTSFPNRDQEFPSLGHKKSSKLGTVHQSHSLPYHQSSVPVPHAAILNSNYPSPPPSQPTHAPVSFQQVSQPHPSRTKDPRSHLLHGLPLSPCTSNAGGFPSPDHTCTIDCTRPFSCGCWRLVKCRGCKGHTASCQRGGGSTSTSFSCVQNAGAVKRGSKEMGLRNLGGCLSTTSTSSSNSTVSDCRTSLFKPFRCASCSGEGGNFESPAILRKKLVGGCLPCTPLSSSAPLRAIQSCVTGCNPKASQTGSSTCSYCSSDPIVVTFNPRRGKPPGRAAHPAGAFQADDDDDYSVRTIWPEELVKKMTHSKAQKNHCAGMGAELGNTCATQAQDGSNGKGLATLDCQNLPEYAHSHLTDRAGRRRLQQGKMAALDFMGRRSGPSYDEGRNSLKRLLNKAEDVEAEQDGDAAYRRSPSPRSASPPSPVSFSPPPSAPSTLIKPRPWQRDRDGGHSLPTAHSLHLALNSLNRDQDEENNRMHLSLPLSSSLPASLSDETAMSPDAENAVISAILPFLFLGNERDAQDLDLLLRLNIGYVVNVTTHLPLYHVKSGLRYKRLPATDNSKQNLRQYFEEVFEFIEEAYQSGQGVLVHCQAGVSRSATIAIAYLMKHTLMTMTDAYKYVRSRRPVVSPNLNFMGQLLEFERDLNSGVTPRILMPKLSGVETQVMKGDTPVNSTMMSVGQARKLVEQLKIEASFCRIKVSKAAADLMAYCDAHSCDDPLISPVPISENPYREKKFFCALL; the protein is encoded by the exons ATGCCTCCCCTTCCTCTTGATGAGCGCATAGTGGTCATCCAGCGCCCCAAACACCCAACCCTTTGTGAGGCTTCCCCACAAACCATCCCGCAGCACTCATCTCAAATATCAGCTTCCTCCAATGGACAcgctcctcatctccacccttCGCATTcccatttctatccaccagccTGCAAATCTCTGACTCGGGAATGCAAGCGCAGATCCGCTCGTGTGCCCAAATTCAAGATCGATCAACCGGTCGTCCCAGCAGATGTCAGCCACATCCCTAGTCACTGCCATAGCAATGGGACAGTAACTCTCGGCCCACGACTGCCCTCCCACACACATACTATTGATATCAGGGTGACGGTGGACAAAGGAGGACAGGGAGGAGGAAACGGCAACTCTTTAGAGCGCAGCGGAGGTGCAAAGGGGAGCAGAGGACAATGTGCCTCGTCACAGATAGATCAAGGACAATGTGAGAGAAGAACTGGAACAGCAGGGAGGCCAGGTGGTGCCGAACACAAGTCGCAGCAAAGTCGCCACAGTCAGCTGTCAACTTCCCCTGGAAGCATCCTACAATTCGTCCCAGCTCAGGCACAGCAGCGACGGTTCAGGAGTGAGAAGGAGAACACGAGTTTCCCTAACAGAGACCAGGAGTTTCCCTCTCTCGGTCACAAGAAGAGTTCCAAACTGGGAACTGTCCATCAAAGCCACAGTCTGCCCTACCACCAAAGCTCCGTCCCTGTGCCCCATGCTGCCATACTAAACTCCAACTACCCGTCACCCCCTCCCTCCCAACCCACCCATGCCCCAGTCTCCTTTCAGCAAGTCAGCCAGCCGCACCCTTCCCGCACCAAGGACCCCCGCTCTCACCTTCTTCATGGTCTACCCCTCTCCCCCTGCACCTCCAACGCCGGAGGCTTCCCCAGCCCTGACCATACCTGCACAATCGACTGCACCCGCCCATTCAGTTGTGGCTGCTGGAGGTTGGTCAAATGCAGAGGTTGTAAGGGACACACTGCAAGCTGCCAACGAGGGGGAGGAAGCACGTCCACGTCGTTCTCCTGTGTTCAGAATGCTGGAGCAGTGAAGAGAGGAAGCAAAGAAATGGGCCTGAGAAATCTGGGGGGGTGTCTCtccaccacctccacctcctcttCCAACAGCACTGTGTCCGACTGCCGGACAAGCCTGTTCAAACCTTTCCGCTGTGCCTCCTGCTCTGGAGAGGGCGGGAACTTCGAGAGTCCTGCTATCCTTCGCAAAAAACTGGTAGGGGGATGTCTGCCCTGTACCCCGCTGTCCTCTTCGGCCCCTCTCCGGGCGATACAGAGCTGCGTCACAGGCTGCAATCCCAAAGCCTCTCAGACAGGCAGCTCCACCTGCAGCTACTGCAGCAGCGACCCCATAGTGGTGACGTTTAACCCTCGCAGAGGCAAACCCCCGGGGAGAGCAGCTCATCCGGCAGGTGCGTTCCAAGCCGATGACGACGACGACTACAGCGTGCGTACTATCTGGCCTGAAGAACTGGTCAAGAAGATGACCCATTCTAAGGCCCAGAAGAATCACTGTGCCGGGATGGGAGCAGAACTCGGGAACACCTGCGCAACCCAGGCCCAGGACGGTAGCAACGGAAAAGGCCTCGCCACCCTGGACTGTCAAAACCTCCCGGAATACGCGCATTCTCATCTTACAGACCGCGCTGGCCGACGACGTCTTCAGCAGGGGAAAATGGCTGCTTTAGATTTTATGGGCCGCAGGTCAGGACCTAGTTATGACGAAGGGCGGAACTCGCTTAAGAGGCTCCTGAATAAAGCTGAAGATGTAGAAGCTGAGCAAGACGGAGATGCAGCATATCGACGTTCCCCCTCTCCACGCTCCGCCTCACCGCCGTCACCAGTGTCCTTTTCGCCCCCTCCGTCTGCCCCTAGCACACTCATCAAACCGAGGCCCTGGCAGAGAGACAGGGATGGAGGACATTCGCTGCCCACGGCTCACTCGCTTCACCTGGCCCTCAACTCTCTGAACAGAGACCAGGACGAGGAGAACAACAGAA TGCACCTTTCTCTACCGCTCTCGTCTTCCTTGCCTGCCTCTCTGTCCGATGAGACCGCGATGAGTCCCGATGCGGAGAATGCGGTGATCAGTGCCATCTTACCCTTCCTGTTTCTGGGGAACGAGAGAGACGCCCAGGACCTGGACCTGCTGCTGCGCCTCAACATCGGCTACGTGGTCAACGTGACCACCCACCTGCCGCTCTACCATGTCAAGTCTGGACTGCGCTACAAGAGGCTGCCTGCCACCGATAACAGCAAGCAAAACCTTCGACAATACTTTGAGGAGGTTTTCGAATTCATCG AGGAGGCATATCAGAGTGGACAGGGAGTGTTGGTCCACTGCCAGGCAGGCGTGTCCCGTTCTGCAACCATCGCCATCGCTTACCTTATGAAGCACACCCTCATGACAATGACAGACGCCTACAAATACGTGCGGAGCCGTCGTCCCGTGGTGTCCCCGAATCTCAACTTCATGGGCCAGCTTTTGGAGTTCGAGAGGGACCTCAACTCCGGGGTGACTCCTCGTATCCTGATGCCTAAACTTAGCGGCGTGGAGACTCAGGT GATGAAAGGAGACACCCCAGTGAACAGCACCATGATGAGTGTCGGTCAGGCCAGGAAGCTGGTGGAGCAACTGAAGATAGAGGCTAGTTTCTGCAGGATAAAG GTATCGAAGGCCGCGGCGGACCTGATGGCGTACTGCGACGCTCACTCCTGTGACGACCCCCTGATCAGCCCCGTGCCCATCTCAGAGAACCCCTACAGGGAGAAGAAGTTCTTCTGCGCTCTGCTTTGA
- the banf1 gene encoding barrier-to-autointegration factor produces MSSTSQKHKDFVAEPMGEKPVNALAGIGEVLGKRLEEKGFDKAYVVLGQFLVLKKDEELFRDWLKDTCSANIKQQGDCFGCLKEWCDAFL; encoded by the exons ATGTCGTCGACATCCCAGAAACATAAAGACTTTGTGGCCGAGCCCATGGGCGAGAAGCCTGTGAACGCTCTGGCAGGCATTGGAGAGGTCCTTGGCAAAAGACTGGAGGAGAAGGGTTTTGACAAG GCGTACGTGGTCCTCGGACAGTTTCTGGTGCTGAAGAAAGACGAGGAGCTTTTCCGGGACTGGCTGAAAGACACTTGCTCTGCAAATATCAAACAACAAGGTGACTGCTTTGGGTGCCTCAAAGAATGGTGTGACGCCTTCTTATAA